One genomic window of Vibrio ziniensis includes the following:
- a CDS encoding DUF1127 domain-containing protein, translated as MSHSIYIKLATFLVRADLRREEREWKRKVRRSRYDLPWHNVHLLRDIGLEADGRPIGVSVPIEAKAERHVRHIRRVLSLRIPT; from the coding sequence ATGAGTCATTCAATTTATATAAAACTAGCCACATTTTTGGTTCGTGCAGATTTGCGTCGAGAAGAGAGAGAATGGAAGCGAAAAGTACGTCGTAGCCGCTACGATTTACCTTGGCACAATGTTCATCTATTGAGAGATATTGGCTTAGAAGCAGACGGTCGCCCTATTGGTGTGAGTGTTCCAATTGAAGCCAAAGCAGAACGCCATGTTCGTCATATCCGTCGAGTATTAAGTTTACGAATACCGACGTGA